A genomic window from Nicotiana sylvestris chromosome 11, ASM39365v2, whole genome shotgun sequence includes:
- the LOC138880679 gene encoding uncharacterized protein, protein MTSKARMKAYLYLPALEEVKLREVQDMKRVGDTPTLMDRIGFWNPRGLNKPDKQREINLFIHNLRVGLFGFLETNIKRAKAQKASLNLCQGWSFTTNLESTQEKGYGCCGNLNYMSFNVTLVYGFNKQAARRKLWEDINQIGTQMDGPWAVMGDFNCVLNKEERIGSKVIMAETREFRQCIEVCGLKEFRSSGAFFTWNNKQGGDSRVYSKIDRVLVNTEWMTDLHVSEVHFMSEGIYDHCPAIINWEGGSTGHKRQFRYFNMWSLIPEFKPRVQEVWKKELKATKMYKLVGKLNRTKSVLQRLNKERFSDVEGKAETAMASLIECQEKIQKDPRNAELIIEEIKLMQESIKWKAAKEQFLRQKCKIQWLRQGDQNKNTFIM, encoded by the exons ATGACCAGCAAAGCAAGAATGAAGGCATATCTATACCTCCCTGCCCTAGAGGAGGTGAAGCTGAGGGAGGTCCAAGACATGAAAAGGGTGGGGGACACCCCAACCCTAATGGATAGGATTGGTTTTTGGAATCCCAGAGGTTTGAATAAGCCAGATAAACAGAGAGAAATAAATTTGTTTATCCATAATCTAAGGGTTGGCTTGTTTGGATTTCTGGAAACAAACATTAAGAGAGCTAAGGCACAGAAAGCTTCTCTCAATCTTTGTCAAGGCTGGTCGTTCACAACAAACTTAGAAAGCACCCAGGAGAAAGGATATGGCTGTTGTGGAAACCTCAACTATATGAG TTTTAATGTCACATTAGTGTATGGTTTTAATAAGCAAGCAGCAAGAAGGAAACTCTGGGAAGATATCAACCAGATAGGTACTCAGATGGATGGCCCTTGGGCTGTGATGGGCGACTTCAATTGTGTCCTTAACAAGGAGGAAAGAATAGGAAGTAAAGTAATAATGGCTGAAACAAGAGAATTTAGACAGTGTATTGAAGTGTGTGGTTTGAAGGAGTTTAGATCTTCAGGAGCTTTCTTCACATGGAATAACAAGCAAGGGGGAGATAGTAGAGTTTATAGTAAAATAGACCGTGTACTGGTAAATACTGAATGGATGACAGACTTGCATGTATCAGAAGTACACTTCATGAGTGAAGGCATATATGATCATTGTCCAGCAATAATAAATTGGGAAGGGGGGAGTACAGGGCATAAAAGGCAGTTTAGATATTTTAATATGTGGAGCCTAATACCAGAATTTAAACCAAGAGTACAAGAAGTGTGGAAGAAGGAGCTGAAAGCCACAAAGATGTATAAACTGGTGGGGAAGCTGAATAGAACAAAGAGTGTACTGCAAAGACTAAACAAGGAAAGATTTTCAGATGTTGAAGGGAAGGCAGAAACAGCAATGGCAAGCTTGATAGAGTGTCAAGAAAAGATCCAAAAAGATCCTAGGAATGCTGAACTAATTATAGAGGAAATCAAATTGATGCAAGAAAGCATTAAATGGAAGGCAGCTAAGGAACAATTCTTGAGACAAAAGTGCAAGATACAGTGGCTGAGACAGGGTGATCAAAATAAAAATACTTTCATAATGTGA
- the LOC104249321 gene encoding uncharacterized protein, giving the protein MEEGEDLKRETLVNSNVKITLEDIHKEVEYWKTWIVCYVLGSNPPQTAIEGYFNRIWGGLEIDKVAQVHRGVFLVTFHTLESRTKVVEDRVQMFDRKSVIVKPWQPEIEMKKEIMENIPVWIRLPGLNVKYWGKQALEKIAGLVGNPLKAYKATTMKERMTFARVLVEVPINKVFPDTIMFDNEHGHIVEQDVKFEWKPILCTKYKYFGHELKECRKYIREETNNTALAREEEAKNGAENTSNGEHKENSTVMNKDATGVEKY; this is encoded by the coding sequence ATGGAAGAAGGTGAGGATTTGAAACGAGAAACACTTGTTAACAGCAATGTGAAAATAACTCTAGAAGATATCCATAAGGAGGTGGAGTATTGGAAAACATGGATAGTATGTTATGTGTTGGGCTCAAATCCACCTCAAACAGCCATTGAAGGATACTTCAACAGAATTTGGGGAGGGTTGGAAATTGATAAAGTTGCACAAGTACATAGAGGAGTGTTTCTCGTCACATTTCACACACTTGAAAGTCGCACAAAAGTAGTAGAAGATAGAGTCCAGATGTTCGACAGAAAGTCTGTTATAGTCAAGCCTTGGCAACCAGAAATAGAAATGAAGAAAGAGATAATGGAAAACATACCAGTATGGATCAGACTTCCGGGACTGAATGTGAAGTATTGGGGAAAACAAGCATTAGAAAAAATAGCAGGGTTGGTTGGCAATCCTCTGAAAGCATACAAAGCCACTACAATGAAGGAGAGAATGACATTTGCTAGAGTATTGGTGGAAGTTCCCATTAATAAGGTATTTCCAGACACAATTATGTTTGACAATGAGCATGGACACATTGTGGAACAAGatgtgaaattcgaatggaaacCAATACTATGTACCAAGTACAAATATTTTGGGCATGAACTAAAGGAATGCAGAAAGTACATAAGAGAAGAAACAAATAATACGGCATTAGCAagggaagaagaagcaaaaaatggGGCAGAGAATACAAGCAATGGAGAACACAAAGAAAACAGCACAGTAATGAACAAGGATGCAACTGGTGTAGAGAAATATTAG